The window TATCTTACGTATTCCCCAAAATCCATGTGGTATCCTTTTCCCTTAATTCAACTTGCTTCCATGTCCAATCTAATTAATGTCGCTTCTGGTACAGCTTCCCTCCCCCCTgcaccctccccccccccctctcctcaactttttatttgaaaattgctCCACATGGCTATTCAACTAATATATGGAATAAAATAGttcaatttcctttttattacAAGGTTTAGCTAACTTTACCTatttaacaacaaaaaaaaattaccaggTAACCAACAAACTTATCCACTAATAACATTATCCAAAGGCCAAGTCAACTAGAATAATTGTTCTACCGAAATATCAACAATAAGGACAAGGAAACAAACCTTTCCAGGATACATTCCTCCTTGGTTTCTAATAATGGTATTTGTGAGTACAGAGCTTTTGAGTTGAGATCGATGGTGGGTTTTATTATAGTGGCGGTTGAACAGTGGAGCTACGGTTGGTGTTTCCATAAAGATATACTGCTGGAATTTGAAGGATGGAAAGAggtgtatatttgtgtatatccaCTAGATATCCACAGGACGACCTCTCCACTGAACCTTCAGAGAAGCGATTTCTTTGGGTCTCAACTTGCGAATCTGACGGTCCAAGATAGCAATCGACTCCTCCTCATAGGataaattctcatcaagcatcACCGAATCCCATCTAATCACATGAGAACCATCCGAGACATACTTTTtgagcatagaaacatggaacacTTGATGAATACTCGACAAACCAGGAGGTAGTGCTAGCTCATACGTAACATCTCCAACTCTCTGAATAATCTCAAGCCA is drawn from Lycium ferocissimum isolate CSIRO_LF1 unplaced genomic scaffold, AGI_CSIRO_Lferr_CH_V1 ctg17300, whole genome shotgun sequence and contains these coding sequences:
- the LOC132042714 gene encoding uncharacterized protein LOC132042714, encoding MPGGNQPSNLEFGCRHAPSRGVADSSDKVKVIQARLLTTQSRQKSHTDRRVRDLVFLRVGDVTYELALPPGLSSIHQVFHVSMLKKYVSDGSHVIRWDSVMLDENLSYEEESIAILDRQIRKLRPKEIASLKVQWRGRPVDI